The following are encoded in a window of Peromyscus leucopus breed LL Stock chromosome X, UCI_PerLeu_2.1, whole genome shotgun sequence genomic DNA:
- the LOC114710165 gene encoding LOW QUALITY PROTEIN: protein mono-ADP-ribosyltransferase PARP6-like (The sequence of the model RefSeq protein was modified relative to this genomic sequence to represent the inferred CDS: inserted 1 base in 1 codon; substituted 1 base at 1 genomic stop codon): MDIKGQFWNDDDSEGDNESEEFLYGVQGSCAADLYRHPQLDADIEAVKEIYSENSVSIREYGTIDDVDIDLHINISFLDEEGSTAWKVLRMEPIVLRLRFSLSQYLDGPEPSTEVFQPSNKEGFGLGLQLKKILGMFTSQQWKHLSNDFLKTQQEKRHSWFKASGTIKKFRAGLSIFSPIPKSPSFHIIQDSMLKGKLGVPELRVGRLMNRSISCTMKNPKVEVFGYPPSPQAGLLCPENVGLPPRARTSPLVSGHCKNIPTLEYGFLVQIMKYAEQRIPTLNEYCVVCDEQHVFQNGSMLKPAVCTRELCVFSFYTLGVMSGAAEEVATGAEVVDLLVAMCRAALESPRKSIIFEPYPSVVDPTDPKTLAFNPKKKNYERLQKALDSVMSIREMTQGSYLEVKKQMDKLDSLAHPLLXWIISSNRSHIVKLPLSRLKFMHTSHQFLLLSSPPAKEGRFRTAKKLYGSTFAFHGSHIENCHSILRNGLVNASYTKLQLHGAVYGKGIYLSPISSISFGYSGMGKGQHRMPSKDELVQRYNRMNTIPQTRSIQSRFXQSRNLNCIALCEVITSKDLQKHGNIWVCPVSDRVCTRFFFVYEDGQVGDANINTQDPKIQKEIMRVIGTQVYTN, encoded by the exons ATGGACATCAAAGGCCAGTTCTGGAATGATGATGATTCAGAAGGAGATAATGAATCAGAGGAGTTCCTATATGGAGTTCAGGGGAGCTGTGCTGCTGACCTGTATAGACACCCACAGCTTGATGCAGACATTGAAGCAGTGAAGGAGATCTACAGTGAGAACTCTGTGTCTATCAGAGAATATGGAACTATCGATGATGTGGACATTGACCTCCATATCAACATCAGCTTCCTCGATGAGGAAGGATCTACAGCTTGGAAGGTCCTTCGAATGGAACCTATTGTGTTGAGGCTACGGTTTTCTCTCTCCCAGTACCTTGATGGACCAGAACCATCAACTGAAGTTTTCCAGCCATCGAATAAAGAAGGGTTTGGGCTAGGTCTTCAGTTAAAAAAGATCCTGGGTATGTTTACATCCCAACAATGGAAACATCTGAGCAATGATTTCCTGAAGACCCAGCAGGAGAAGAGGCACAGTTGGTTCAAAGCAAGTGGTACCATCAAGAAGTTCCGAGCTGGCCTCAGCATCTTCTCACCCATTCCCAAATCTCCCAGTTTTCATATCATACAAGACTCCATGCTAAAAGGCAAACTGGGTGTACCAGAGCTTCGAGTTGGGCGCCTTATGAATCGTTCCATTTCTTGTACCATGAAGAACCCCAAAGTAGAGGTGTTTGGCtatcctcccagcccccaggcaGGTCTCCTGTGCCCCGAGAACGTGGGCCTCCCTCCCCGAGCACGGACTTCTCCTTTGGTCAGTGGTCACTGCAAAAACATCCCCACTCTGGAGTATGGATTCCTTGTGCAGATCATGAAGTATGCAGAGCAGAGGATTCCAACATTGAATGAGTACTGCGTGGTGTGTGATGAGCAGCATGTCTTCCAGAATGGGTCTATGCTTAAGCCAGCTGTCTGTACTCGTGAACTATGCGTCTTCTCCTTCTACACACTGGGAGTCATGTCGGGAGCTGCAGAGGAGGTGGCTACTGGAGCAGAGGTGGTAGATCTGCTGGTGGCCATGTGTAGAGCAGCTTTGGAGTCCCCTAGAAAGAGCATCATCTTCGAGCCTTATCCCTCTGTGGTGGACCCCACTGATCCTAAGACTCTGGCCTTTAACCCTAAGAAAAAGAATTATGAGCGGCTTCAGAAAGCTCTGGATAGTGTGATGTCCATCCGGGAAATGACCCAGGGCTCATATTTGGAAGTCAAGAAACAGATGGACAAGCTGGATTCCTTGGCCCATCCTCTTCTTTAATGGATAATTTCTAGCAACAGGTCACACATTGTCAAACTACCTCTCAGCAGGCTGAAGTTCATGCACACCTCACACCAATTCCTCCTGCTGAGCAGCCCTCCTGCTAAGGAAGGTCGGTTCCGGACTGCCAAGAAGCTGTACGGAAGCACCTTTGCCTTCCATGGGTCCCACATTGAGAACTGTCATTCCATCCTGCGCAATGGGCTGGTCAATGCATCCTACACCAAACTGCAGCTGCATGGAGCAGTCTATGGCAAAGGCATCTACCTGAGCCCCATCTCCAGTATTTCCTTTGGATACTCAGGAATGGGCAAAGGACAGCACAGAATGCCTTCCAAGGATGAGCTGGTCCAGAGATATAACAGGATGAACACCATCCCCCAGACCCGATCCATTCAGTCAAGGT CTCAGAGTCGGAATCTAAACTGTATAGCACTTTGTGAAGTGATTACATCTAAGGACCTTCAGAAGCATGGAAACATTTGGGTGTGCCCTGTGTCCGACCGTGTCTGCACAAGGTTCTTCTTTGTATACGAGGATGGGCAGGTGGGCGATGCCAACATTAATACTCAGGACCCCAAGATACAGAAGGAAATCATGCGTGTGATTGGAACTCAGGTTTACACAAACTGA